Proteins from a genomic interval of Lelliottia amnigena:
- a CDS encoding levan regulatory protein RlsC: protein MNDLFIESLALQRIELMARLVASSDCSDDDKEVAISWLSELTSDLVTRLNEYGVRQDESTH from the coding sequence GTGAACGATTTGTTCATTGAGTCACTTGCATTGCAGCGGATAGAACTTATGGCCCGGCTGGTCGCCAGCTCAGATTGTAGCGATGACGACAAGGAGGTTGCGATCTCGTGGCTGTCGGAGCTGACGAGCGATCTGGTTACCAGGCTAAATGAATACGGAGTAAGGCAGGATGAAAGCACGCATTAG